Proteins encoded in a region of the Saccharothrix ecbatanensis genome:
- a CDS encoding IclR family transcriptional regulator, giving the protein MGGSSEVPALRRGLAVLRLLAGRPGPVSAAAVARELSLPRSTTYHLLAELTAAGFATHFPEEQRYGLGVAAFELGSAYLRHDPLERLARPLLRRLVDSVGRTAHLGVLHGSEALYLVREQPRHPTTIVSDVGVRLPAHLTASGRAMLARLPAAQVRALFPGPFVDRTGRGPRNLPALRRLLALERRRGWAVEDGYVTAGFASVAAPVFDHGERPIAAITVTFRHVCEVECGETWPELAVEIRRAADELTGRIGGRG; this is encoded by the coding sequence GTGGGAGGCAGCAGCGAGGTGCCGGCGTTGCGCCGAGGGCTCGCGGTGCTGCGCCTGTTGGCGGGCAGGCCCGGTCCGGTGTCGGCGGCGGCGGTGGCGCGTGAGCTGTCCCTGCCCAGGTCCACGACGTACCACCTGCTGGCGGAGCTGACGGCGGCCGGGTTCGCCACCCACTTCCCCGAGGAGCAACGCTACGGGCTGGGCGTGGCGGCGTTCGAACTCGGATCGGCGTACCTGCGGCACGACCCGTTGGAACGGCTCGCCCGGCCGTTGCTGCGGCGGTTGGTCGACTCCGTCGGGCGCACGGCCCACCTCGGCGTGCTGCACGGCTCGGAGGCGCTCTACCTGGTGCGGGAGCAGCCTCGGCACCCGACCACGATCGTGTCGGACGTGGGCGTGCGGCTACCGGCGCACCTCACCGCTTCCGGGCGGGCCATGTTGGCGCGGTTGCCGGCGGCGCAGGTGCGGGCGTTGTTCCCCGGCCCGTTCGTGGACCGGACCGGGCGTGGGCCGCGGAACCTGCCCGCGTTGCGGCGGTTGCTCGCGCTGGAACGGCGGCGCGGGTGGGCGGTGGAGGACGGGTACGTGACGGCCGGGTTCGCTTCGGTGGCGGCTCCGGTCTTCGATCACGGCGAACGGCCGATCGCGGCGATCACGGTCACGTTCCGGCACGTCTGCGAGGTGGAGTGCGGTGAGACGTGGCCGGAGTTGGCGGTGGAGATCCGACGTGCGGCGGACGAGCTGACCGGCCGGATCGGGGGTCGGGGCTGA
- the hutH gene encoding histidine ammonia-lyase, whose product MQPVQLGPKPLTRDDVHAVARGDARVEITEAAREAVTTARAHIERLATAEQPTYGISTGFGALAVRHIPPDRRAALQQSLVRSHAAGAGPAVEREVVRALVLLRLKTLTSGHTGIRLETAEAMAAMLNAGITPVVHEFGSLGCSGDLAPLSAAALALTGEGDVHDADGHLVPAAEALAKAGIQPVRLAEKEGLALINGTDGMLGMLILALKDLHYLLDVADLTAAMSVEALLGTDRVFAADLQALRPHPGQGRSAQRMAEILRDSEIMASHRGPDCTRVQDAYSLRCSPQVHGAARDTVAYAETVADRELASSIDNPVVLADGRVESNGNFHGAPIAYVLDFLAIPTADVASIAERRTDRMLDVNRSHGLPPFLAHDPGVDSGHMIAQYTQAAIVSELKRLAVPASVDSIPSSAMQEDHVSMGWSAARKLRQSVDGLRRVLAIELLTAARALDLRKPLKPAPATAAAVEKLREHVEGPGPDRHLAPEIAAAEDLIRKGVL is encoded by the coding sequence ATGCAACCCGTGCAGCTGGGTCCGAAACCCCTGACCCGCGATGACGTCCACGCCGTGGCCCGAGGCGACGCGCGCGTGGAGATCACGGAGGCGGCGCGCGAGGCGGTCACCACCGCCCGTGCGCACATCGAACGCCTGGCCACCGCCGAGCAGCCCACGTACGGCATCTCCACGGGGTTCGGCGCGCTGGCCGTCCGGCACATCCCGCCGGACCGCCGGGCCGCCCTCCAGCAGTCCCTGGTCCGCTCGCACGCGGCGGGCGCGGGTCCCGCGGTCGAGCGCGAGGTGGTCCGCGCCCTCGTGCTGCTCCGCCTCAAGACCCTGACCAGCGGTCACACCGGCATCCGGCTGGAGACGGCCGAGGCGATGGCGGCGATGCTGAACGCGGGCATCACGCCGGTCGTGCACGAGTTCGGCTCGCTCGGCTGCTCGGGCGACCTGGCCCCGCTGTCCGCCGCCGCCCTGGCCCTCACCGGCGAGGGTGACGTGCACGACGCGGACGGCCACCTGGTCCCGGCCGCCGAAGCCCTCGCCAAGGCGGGCATCCAGCCCGTCCGCCTGGCCGAGAAAGAGGGCCTGGCGCTGATCAACGGCACGGACGGCATGCTCGGCATGCTCATCCTCGCCCTCAAGGACCTGCACTACCTGCTGGACGTCGCCGACCTGACCGCCGCGATGAGCGTGGAAGCCCTCCTCGGCACGGACCGCGTGTTCGCCGCCGACCTCCAGGCCCTGCGCCCGCACCCCGGCCAGGGTCGGTCCGCCCAGCGGATGGCGGAGATCCTGCGCGACTCCGAGATCATGGCGAGCCACCGCGGCCCGGACTGCACCCGCGTTCAGGACGCCTACTCGTTGCGCTGCTCGCCGCAGGTGCACGGCGCGGCCCGCGACACCGTCGCCTACGCCGAGACCGTCGCCGACCGCGAACTGGCGTCGTCCATCGACAATCCGGTGGTGCTGGCCGACGGCCGGGTCGAGTCGAACGGCAACTTCCACGGCGCGCCGATCGCCTACGTGCTGGACTTCCTGGCCATCCCGACCGCCGACGTGGCGAGCATCGCCGAACGCCGGACGGACCGGATGCTCGACGTGAACCGCTCGCACGGCCTGCCGCCGTTCCTCGCGCACGACCCGGGCGTCGACTCCGGCCACATGATCGCCCAGTACACCCAGGCCGCGATCGTCAGCGAACTCAAGCGCCTGGCCGTGCCCGCGTCGGTCGACTCGATCCCGAGCAGCGCCATGCAGGAGGACCACGTCTCCATGGGCTGGTCCGCCGCACGCAAGCTCCGCCAGTCCGTCGACGGCCTGCGCCGCGTCCTCGCGATCGAGCTGCTGACCGCCGCCCGTGCTTTGGACCTGCGTAAACCGCTCAAGCCCGCCCCCGCCACCGCGGCGGCCGTCGAGAAGCTCCGCGAGCACGTCGAGGGCCCCGGCCCGGACCGCCACCTCGCGCCAGAGATCGCCGCCGCCGAAGACCTGATCCGGAAGGGAGTCCTCTGA
- a CDS encoding formimidoylglutamate deiminase — translation MKSYWCERVWLPDGVASRVLVRVDKGVIASLSTVDTIPLGAERLYGMVFPGFANAHSHAFHRALRGRTHSDGGTFWTWRDRMYAVAERLTPDSYLRLARAVYAEMAVAGVTAVGEFHYLHNGGNEMAEALRQAARDAGIRLTLLDACYLAGGIGQPVRGVQERFSDGTGDRWLDRVAELRGDENTRIGAAIHSVRAVPRETLSLVAGAFPDRPLHVHLSEQPAENQACLEAYGVTPTELLAEAGALTPRTTAVHGTHLSTKDIGLLGSTRTGVCFCPTTEADLADGIGPARELADAGSPLSLGSDQHAVVDPLLEARALEHNERLRTGERGRFTPAELVGALTNHASIGWPEAGRIEVGAPADFVAVRMNSVRTAGSEPDQLILAATASDVSMVVVGGKIVARDGVHEQLGDVARLLTDVLA, via the coding sequence ATGAAGAGCTACTGGTGTGAGCGGGTGTGGTTGCCGGACGGTGTCGCGTCGCGGGTGCTTGTGCGGGTGGACAAGGGTGTCATCGCATCTCTGTCTACTGTAGACACCATTCCGTTGGGGGCGGAACGCCTGTACGGCATGGTGTTCCCGGGTTTCGCCAACGCGCACTCGCACGCGTTCCACCGGGCGTTGCGCGGACGCACGCATTCGGATGGTGGCACGTTCTGGACGTGGCGCGACCGGATGTACGCGGTGGCGGAGCGCCTGACTCCGGACTCGTACCTGCGGTTGGCGAGGGCCGTGTACGCGGAGATGGCCGTGGCCGGCGTGACGGCGGTGGGGGAGTTCCACTACCTGCACAACGGCGGGAACGAGATGGCCGAAGCCCTGCGCCAGGCGGCACGGGATGCGGGAATCCGGCTCACCCTGTTGGACGCGTGCTACCTGGCGGGTGGGATCGGCCAGCCGGTGCGGGGGGTGCAGGAGCGGTTCTCGGACGGTACCGGTGACCGGTGGCTCGATCGGGTGGCCGAGCTGCGCGGTGACGAGAACACGAGAATCGGCGCCGCGATCCACTCCGTGCGTGCGGTGCCGCGCGAGACGTTGTCGCTGGTGGCGGGTGCTTTTCCGGATCGGCCGCTGCACGTGCACTTGTCGGAGCAGCCGGCCGAGAACCAGGCTTGCCTTGAGGCGTACGGGGTGACTCCGACGGAGTTGTTGGCGGAGGCCGGTGCGTTGACGCCACGGACGACGGCCGTGCACGGGACACACTTGTCCACAAAGGACATCGGTTTGCTGGGTTCGACGCGGACCGGGGTGTGCTTCTGCCCCACGACGGAGGCGGACCTGGCGGATGGGATCGGTCCGGCGCGGGAGTTGGCGGATGCCGGGTCGCCGTTGTCGTTGGGCAGTGATCAGCATGCGGTGGTCGACCCGTTGCTGGAGGCGCGGGCGTTGGAGCACAACGAGCGCTTGCGCACCGGGGAACGAGGTCGGTTCACCCCTGCGGAACTGGTCGGGGCGCTGACGAACCACGCGTCGATCGGCTGGCCCGAGGCCGGTCGGATCGAGGTGGGCGCCCCGGCCGACTTCGTAGCCGTTCGGATGAATTCAGTCCGGACCGCAGGGTCCGAGCCCGACCAACTGATCCTCGCCGCGACCGCGTCCGATGTGTCGATGGTGGTCGTCGGCGGAAAGATCGTCGCCCGTGACGGCGTGCACGAGCAGTTGGGCGATGTCGCGCGGCTGCTGACCGACGTGCTCGCCTGA
- a CDS encoding SigE family RNA polymerase sigma factor, whose amino-acid sequence MTTSFEDFATGQVTPLLRYATVLTGDPHLAQDVVQECLLRAQQRWSRIAKLDAPTAYLKRMVTNEYLSWRRRWKPHVSLHGIDPPGPDETRHHDERQAMLQRIDRLPRKQKAAVVLRFYEGYDDAEIAETLGCSQVTVRSHISRALATLRTNVRVKEEL is encoded by the coding sequence ATGACGACCAGCTTCGAGGACTTCGCCACCGGGCAGGTCACCCCGCTGCTGCGCTACGCCACCGTGCTGACGGGTGATCCGCACCTCGCCCAGGACGTGGTCCAGGAGTGCCTGCTCAGGGCCCAACAGCGCTGGTCACGGATAGCGAAGCTCGACGCGCCCACCGCGTACCTCAAGCGGATGGTCACCAACGAGTACCTGAGTTGGCGTCGCCGCTGGAAGCCGCACGTGTCGCTGCACGGCATAGACCCACCGGGCCCGGACGAGACCCGTCACCACGACGAGCGCCAGGCGATGCTCCAGCGCATCGACCGGCTACCGCGCAAGCAGAAGGCCGCCGTGGTGCTGCGGTTCTACGAGGGCTACGACGACGCCGAGATCGCCGAGACCTTGGGCTGCTCCCAGGTCACGGTCCGCAGCCACATCTCCCGCGCGCTGGCCACGCTGCGCACGAACGTCCGGGTGAAGGAGGAACTGTGA
- a CDS encoding DUF397 domain-containing protein translates to MRGRPLSPVDFTGAVWRKSSRSGGGSGGNCVEVAFSVPAVWVRDSKRPDVGRLTFPSCAWQRFVRQ, encoded by the coding sequence ATGAGGGGCCGTCCGTTGTCTCCTGTGGACTTCACCGGCGCGGTGTGGCGGAAGAGCAGCCGCAGCGGTGGTGGCAGTGGTGGCAATTGCGTCGAAGTCGCATTCTCGGTCCCGGCGGTGTGGGTCCGTGACTCGAAGAGGCCCGACGTGGGCCGGTTGACGTTTCCCTCGTGCGCCTGGCAGCGGTTTGTGCGGCAGTGA
- the hutU gene encoding urocanate hydratase, producing MVRAARGTDLTARSWPTEAALRMFHNNLDPDVAERPDDLVVYGGTGKAARDWPSFHAITRELTNLKDDETLLVQSGRPVGVMRTHEWAPRVLIANSNLVPDWANWPEFRRLEAEGLTMYGQMTAGSWIYIGTQGILQGTFETFAAVATKRFDGTLRGTLTVTAGLGGMGGAQPLAVTMNEGVALCVEVDPQRARRRVETRYLDEIADDLDDAIARVLKAKSEGRALSVGLIGNAAEVLPELLRREVPVDIVTDQTSAHDPLAYCPKGVAVEDWADYAAAKPDEFTDRARESMADHVEAMVGFMDRGAEVFDYGNSIRGEAKAGGYDRAFDFPGFVPAYIRPLFCEGKGPFRWAALSGDPADIAATDRAILELFPENEQLARWIKLAGERVEFQGLPARICWLGYGERHLAGLKFNEMVASGEVSAPIVIGRDHLDCGSVASPYRETEAMADGSDAIADWPLLNALVNTASGATWVSLHHGGGVGIGRSIHAGQVTVADGTPLAAQKIERVLTNDPAMGVIRHVDAGYQRAVDVAAEKHVPIPMSSDD from the coding sequence ATGGTGCGCGCCGCACGGGGAACCGACCTCACCGCCCGCAGTTGGCCGACCGAGGCCGCACTGCGGATGTTCCACAACAACCTCGACCCGGACGTCGCCGAACGTCCCGACGACCTGGTCGTCTACGGCGGCACCGGCAAGGCCGCCCGCGACTGGCCGAGCTTCCACGCCATCACCCGCGAGCTGACGAACCTGAAGGACGACGAGACCCTGCTCGTCCAGTCCGGCCGTCCGGTCGGCGTCATGCGCACCCACGAGTGGGCGCCCCGCGTGCTGATCGCGAACTCCAACCTCGTGCCGGACTGGGCGAACTGGCCCGAGTTCCGCCGCCTCGAAGCCGAGGGCCTGACCATGTACGGCCAGATGACGGCCGGTTCGTGGATCTACATCGGCACCCAGGGCATCCTCCAGGGCACCTTCGAGACGTTCGCCGCCGTCGCCACCAAGCGGTTCGACGGCACCCTTCGCGGCACGCTCACCGTCACGGCCGGGCTCGGCGGGATGGGTGGCGCGCAACCGCTTGCGGTCACCATGAACGAGGGCGTGGCGCTCTGCGTCGAGGTCGACCCGCAGCGCGCCCGCCGCCGCGTGGAGACCCGCTACCTGGACGAGATCGCGGACGACCTCGACGACGCGATCGCGCGGGTGCTGAAGGCGAAGTCCGAAGGCCGGGCGCTGTCCGTGGGCCTCATCGGCAACGCCGCCGAGGTGCTGCCCGAGCTGCTGCGCCGCGAGGTGCCGGTGGACATCGTCACCGACCAGACCTCCGCGCACGACCCGCTGGCGTACTGCCCCAAGGGCGTCGCGGTGGAGGACTGGGCCGACTACGCCGCCGCCAAGCCGGACGAGTTCACCGACCGGGCCCGCGAGTCGATGGCCGACCACGTCGAGGCCATGGTGGGCTTCATGGACCGCGGCGCCGAGGTGTTCGACTACGGCAACTCCATCCGCGGTGAGGCCAAGGCCGGCGGCTACGACCGGGCGTTCGACTTCCCCGGTTTCGTGCCCGCCTACATCCGGCCGCTGTTCTGCGAGGGCAAGGGCCCGTTCCGCTGGGCGGCGCTCTCCGGGGACCCGGCCGACATCGCGGCGACCGACCGGGCGATCCTGGAGCTGTTCCCGGAGAACGAGCAGTTGGCGCGCTGGATCAAGCTGGCCGGCGAACGCGTCGAGTTCCAGGGCCTGCCCGCCCGCATCTGCTGGCTGGGCTACGGCGAACGCCACCTCGCCGGGCTCAAGTTCAACGAGATGGTCGCGTCCGGCGAGGTGTCCGCGCCGATCGTCATCGGCCGGGACCACCTGGACTGCGGCTCGGTCGCGTCCCCGTACCGGGAGACCGAGGCGATGGCCGACGGCTCCGACGCGATCGCCGACTGGCCGCTGCTGAACGCCCTGGTCAACACCGCTTCCGGCGCCACCTGGGTGTCCCTGCACCACGGCGGCGGGGTCGGTATCGGCCGGTCCATCCACGCGGGTCAGGTGACGGTCGCGGACGGGACCCCGTTGGCGGCGCAGAAGATCGAGCGGGTGCTGACCAACGACCCGGCGATGGGCGTGATCCGGCACGTCGACGCCGGGTACCAGCGGGCCGTGGACGTCGCCGCCGAGAAGCACGTCCCCATCCCGATGAGCAGCGATGACTGA
- a CDS encoding RNA-guided endonuclease InsQ/TnpB family protein codes for MASVSVVKRAFRYRFYPTPGQEVELSRTFGCVRVVYNRALEARTAAWFGEQRRVNYVQTSALLTEWKKTDGLSFLNEVSSVPLQQSLRHLQTAFAAFWEKRSRYPPAGRWHVSILVETTVDHAPPVDRVVGVDAGITSLLTLSTGEKITNPRHERQDRERLARAQRALARKEKLSANRAKAQLRVARVHARIADRRRDLLHKLTTRLVQENQLVVIEDLAVRNMVRNRSLARAISDASWSQLRSMLEYKCDWYGRDLVVVDRWFPSSKTCSACGLLLDMLPLRVREWTCPGCGARHDRDVNAARNILAAGQAVTACRAGVRPTRRQSARHPVKPPSGEEAGTAGREPGGHSPLQGGEVVNAPGAPTSSPTPPHPPRSRPTRRTRPARG; via the coding sequence ATGGCGTCGGTGTCGGTGGTGAAGCGGGCGTTCCGGTACCGCTTTTATCCGACCCCAGGGCAGGAAGTGGAGTTGTCGCGCACGTTCGGGTGTGTGCGGGTGGTGTACAACCGGGCGTTGGAGGCCCGCACGGCGGCGTGGTTCGGTGAGCAGCGCCGGGTCAACTACGTGCAGACGTCGGCGTTGCTGACGGAGTGGAAGAAGACCGACGGGCTGTCGTTTCTCAACGAGGTGTCGTCGGTGCCGTTGCAGCAGTCGCTGCGGCACCTGCAGACCGCGTTCGCCGCGTTCTGGGAGAAACGGTCCCGCTATCCCCCGGCCGGCCGGTGGCATGTGTCGATCCTGGTCGAGACCACCGTCGACCACGCCCCTCCCGTCGACCGCGTGGTGGGTGTCGACGCCGGGATCACTTCCCTGCTCACCCTCTCCACCGGGGAGAAGATCACCAACCCGAGACACGAACGACAGGACCGGGAACGTTTGGCCCGCGCCCAGCGGGCCCTGGCCCGCAAGGAGAAGCTCTCCGCGAACCGGGCGAAGGCGCAGCTGCGGGTGGCCCGTGTCCACGCCCGTATCGCCGACCGCCGGCGGGACCTGCTGCACAAGCTGACCACTCGACTCGTCCAGGAGAACCAACTGGTCGTGATCGAGGACCTGGCGGTCCGCAACATGGTCAGGAACAGGTCGTTGGCCCGCGCCATCTCCGACGCGTCGTGGTCGCAGTTGCGGTCGATGCTGGAGTACAAGTGCGACTGGTACGGCCGCGACCTGGTCGTGGTCGACCGCTGGTTTCCGTCCAGTAAGACCTGCTCGGCCTGCGGGCTTCTGCTGGACATGCTGCCGCTGCGGGTGCGGGAGTGGACCTGCCCCGGTTGCGGGGCACGGCACGACCGCGACGTGAACGCCGCGCGCAACATCCTGGCCGCCGGGCAGGCGGTCACAGCCTGTAGAGCCGGAGTAAGACCGACCCGACGCCAGTCGGCGAGGCATCCGGTGAAACCTCCCTCGGGAGAAGAAGCAGGAACTGCCGGGCGCGAGCCCGGCGGGCACTCCCCTCTTCAGGGAGGGGAGGTTGTCAACGCGCCAGGTGCTCCAACGTCGTCGCCAACGCCACCACACCCGCCGCGCAGTCGTCCGACTCGGCGAACTCGTCCGGCGCGTGGCTGA
- a CDS encoding helix-turn-helix domain-containing protein has protein sequence MPPPRPTFRRRKLARRLRRMREAAGMSVEDAAAALDKHRNSLYRLEAGETKVDVHLARSMMDVYDHYDPDLIDDVRDTLKPRWWMKFGMRSLGYVDLETEAQEIRELGLVYIPGLLQTKPYMQAIFEADALKRTRTEFKTDVQVRMIRQRRLIDEEQPLHLFALLDESALHQTIGGPAVMREQLEHLVITAELDTVTMRVLPRKIGAHGGQTSSFTLLDFPDPEDRTILYVEYPTGSIQVEEPTEVWRAKLLFDHLLDRALSPDESVALIEQIIAEHE, from the coding sequence ATGCCCCCACCTCGCCCGACCTTTCGCCGCAGGAAGTTGGCCCGCCGCTTGCGCCGGATGCGGGAGGCGGCCGGGATGAGCGTCGAAGACGCCGCTGCCGCGCTCGACAAGCACCGCAACAGCCTCTACCGACTGGAAGCGGGTGAGACGAAGGTCGATGTCCACCTCGCCCGATCGATGATGGACGTCTACGACCACTACGACCCCGACCTCATCGATGACGTCCGCGACACCCTGAAGCCGCGATGGTGGATGAAGTTCGGGATGCGTTCCCTGGGGTACGTGGACCTGGAGACCGAAGCTCAGGAGATCCGGGAACTGGGGCTTGTCTACATACCGGGCCTGCTGCAAACCAAGCCCTACATGCAGGCGATCTTCGAGGCGGACGCCCTGAAGCGCACGAGGACCGAATTCAAGACCGATGTCCAGGTGCGGATGATTCGGCAGCGCCGGCTGATCGACGAAGAGCAGCCGTTGCACCTGTTCGCCCTGCTGGACGAGTCCGCGCTCCACCAGACGATCGGCGGCCCCGCTGTCATGCGGGAACAACTCGAACACCTCGTGATCACGGCCGAGCTGGATACCGTCACCATGCGCGTCCTGCCGAGGAAGATCGGTGCGCACGGCGGGCAGACCAGCTCCTTCACCCTCCTGGACTTCCCCGACCCCGAAGATCGGACCATCCTGTACGTGGAATACCCGACCGGCTCCATCCAAGTAGAGGAACCCACCGAAGTGTGGCGGGCTAAGCTGCTGTTCGACCACCTGCTCGACCGAGCGCTCAGTCCGGACGAATCGGTTGCTCTGATCGAGCAGATCATTGCCGAGCACGAATGA
- a CDS encoding allantoate amidohydrolase: protein MTDLQDIADVGRDRRRGGYSRHGFDKVELELRAWFAEEARRRGLDVRPDRNGNLWAWWGKPGPGAVITGSHLDSVPGGGAFDGPLGVVSALQAVDLLRARGFTPSKPLAIVVFVEEEGGRFGVACLGSRLMTGAIAPEVAAKLTDADGVTFGEAAHASGFDPLRMGRDDRALGSIGAFVELHVEQGRGLDVPVGLASSILAHGRWRYTFTGEGNHAGATLIEDRRDPMLPAAQMVLAARRAATSGARATVGRLVPNPGGTNVIPSSVDVWLDARADDEPRTREVVDRITSAARAAAEDEGCAVRVTEESWGGTVHFDPGLMADIRGALGSDTPDLPTGAGHDAGILAAHVPTAMLFVRNPTGISHAPDEFAESDDCAAGVVALATTLEHLAR, encoded by the coding sequence ATGACTGACCTCCAGGACATCGCCGACGTCGGCCGCGACCGGCGACGTGGCGGCTACTCGCGGCACGGTTTCGACAAGGTCGAGCTTGAGTTGCGCGCGTGGTTCGCGGAAGAGGCCCGCCGTCGGGGGCTCGACGTCCGACCCGATCGGAACGGCAACCTCTGGGCGTGGTGGGGCAAGCCGGGGCCGGGTGCGGTGATCACCGGCAGTCATCTGGACTCGGTGCCGGGCGGTGGGGCGTTCGACGGGCCGTTGGGTGTGGTGTCGGCTCTGCAAGCGGTGGACTTGTTGCGGGCTCGTGGTTTCACGCCTTCGAAGCCGTTGGCGATCGTCGTGTTCGTGGAGGAGGAGGGTGGGCGCTTCGGTGTCGCCTGCCTCGGGTCACGGCTGATGACCGGCGCGATCGCACCGGAGGTCGCCGCCAAGCTGACCGATGCCGACGGCGTCACGTTCGGCGAGGCGGCGCACGCGTCGGGCTTCGACCCGTTGCGGATGGGGCGGGATGACCGTGCACTGGGGTCGATCGGCGCCTTCGTCGAGCTGCACGTCGAGCAGGGGCGTGGCTTGGACGTGCCGGTGGGTTTGGCGAGTTCGATCCTGGCCCATGGTCGGTGGCGGTACACGTTCACCGGGGAGGGCAACCACGCCGGCGCGACGTTGATCGAGGATCGTCGTGATCCGATGCTGCCGGCGGCGCAGATGGTGCTGGCGGCGCGGCGTGCGGCTACTTCCGGGGCCCGTGCGACGGTCGGCCGGCTTGTGCCGAACCCCGGTGGCACCAACGTCATTCCTTCGTCCGTGGACGTCTGGCTGGATGCGCGGGCCGATGACGAGCCGCGCACCCGTGAGGTGGTCGACCGGATCACGTCGGCGGCGCGTGCGGCGGCTGAGGACGAGGGCTGCGCGGTGCGGGTGACGGAGGAGAGCTGGGGCGGGACTGTGCACTTCGATCCCGGTCTGATGGCTGACATCCGTGGTGCGCTCGGGTCGGACACGCCGGACTTGCCCACCGGCGCCGGTCACGACGCCGGGATCCTGGCCGCGCACGTGCCTACCGCCATGTTGTTCGTGCGCAACCCGACCGGGATCAGCCACGCGCCGGACGAGTTCGCCGAGTCGGACGACTGCGCGGCGGGTGTGGTGGCGTTGGCGACGACGTTGGAGCACCTGGCGCGTTGA
- the hutI gene encoding imidazolonepropionase: MTSTLITGIGELTTNDPQLGRLTDAALVFTDGRVDWVGPASSAPAADSRVDVAGRAVLPGWVDSHTHLLFAGDRTAEFEARMAGLLYTAGGIAVTVEATRAASDGDIADNLRRHVAEAVAQGTTTIETKTGYGLNVVDEVRSARIAALEADEVTFLGAHLVPPGADADEYVALVIGDMLDAVAPHVRWADVFCERGAFDEDQSRAVLEAARAKGLGLRVHGNQLGEGPGVRLAVEVGAASVDHCTYLSATDIDALANSSTVATLLPACDLSTRQSLPPARQLIDAGATVALASNCNPGSSYTTSMAYCITTAVLQMHMTIEEAVTAATLNGAKALRRTDIGHLSPGARADIHVLDAPSTTHLAYRPGVPLTHAVWRAGVRQR, from the coding sequence GTGACCAGCACACTCATCACCGGCATCGGTGAGTTGACGACCAACGACCCTCAGCTGGGCCGCCTCACCGACGCCGCGCTCGTCTTCACCGACGGCCGCGTCGACTGGGTTGGCCCCGCGTCCTCCGCACCCGCCGCCGACTCGCGGGTCGACGTGGCAGGTCGCGCGGTCCTGCCCGGGTGGGTGGACAGCCACACCCACCTGCTGTTCGCCGGCGACCGGACTGCCGAGTTCGAGGCCCGGATGGCCGGGCTATTGTATACAGCAGGCGGTATTGCGGTGACGGTCGAGGCGACTCGGGCGGCGTCGGATGGGGATATTGCAGACAATCTGCGACGGCACGTCGCCGAGGCCGTGGCGCAGGGCACGACCACGATCGAGACCAAGACCGGTTATGGACTGAATGTTGTAGACGAAGTGCGATCGGCTCGGATCGCGGCTTTGGAAGCGGATGAAGTCACCTTTCTGGGTGCACATCTCGTACCGCCGGGTGCCGACGCGGACGAGTACGTGGCGTTGGTGATCGGGGACATGCTCGATGCCGTCGCACCGCACGTTCGGTGGGCGGACGTGTTCTGCGAGCGAGGCGCGTTCGACGAGGACCAGTCCCGGGCCGTGCTGGAGGCCGCCCGTGCCAAGGGCCTGGGTCTGCGCGTGCACGGCAACCAGCTGGGCGAAGGGCCGGGCGTCCGGCTGGCGGTGGAGGTGGGCGCGGCGAGCGTCGACCACTGCACCTACCTGTCCGCCACCGACATCGACGCGCTGGCGAACTCGTCCACCGTCGCGACCTTGCTCCCGGCGTGCGACCTGTCGACGCGCCAATCCCTACCGCCCGCCCGTCAGCTCATCGACGCGGGCGCGACCGTCGCCCTGGCCAGCAATTGCAACCCGGGCAGCTCGTACACCACCTCGATGGCATATTGCATAACGACGGCAGTACTCCAAATGCACATGACCATCGAGGAAGCCGTCACCGCCGCGACCTTGAACGGCGCGAAAGCGTTGCGGCGCACTGACATCGGCCACCTGTCACCCGGAGCCAGGGCGGACATCCACGTCCTCGACGCGCCCTCCACCACCCACCTCGCCTACCGACCGGGCGTTCCGCTCACCCACGCTGTGTGGCGAGCGGGCGTTCGGCAGCGGTGA